The Cheilinus undulatus linkage group 21, ASM1832078v1, whole genome shotgun sequence region aagatcaaatatattcatcagtgaggatgatgaagggtcaaagatcaaatatattcatcagtgaggatgatgaagggtcaaagatcaaatatattcatcagtgaggatgatgaagggtcaataatcaaatatattcatcagtgaggatgatgaagggtcaaagaccaaatatattcatcagtgaggatgatgaagggtcaaagatcaaatatattcatcagtgaggatgatgaagggtcaaagatcaaatatattcctcagtgaggatgatgaagggtcaataatcaaatatattcatcagtgaggatgatgaagggtcaaagatcaaatatattcatcagtgaggatgatgaagggtcaataatcaaatatattcatcagtgaggatgatgaagggtcaaagaccaaatatattcatcagtgaggatgatgaagggtcaaagatcaaatatattcatcagtgaggatgatgaagggtcaaagatcaaatatattcatcagtgaggatgatgaagggtcaaagatcaaatatattcatcagtgaggatgatgaagggtcaaagatgaaatatattcatcagtgaggatgatgaagggtcaaagatgaaatatattcatcagtgaggatgatgaagggtcaaagatgaaatatattcatcagtgaggatgatgaagggtcaaagatgaaatatattcatcagtgaggatgatgaagggtcaaagatgaaatatattcatcagtgaggatgatgaagggtcaaagatgaaatatattcatcagtgaggatgatgaagggtcaaagatgaaatatattcatcagtgaggatgatgaagggtcaaagatcaaatatattcatcagtgaggatgatgaagggtcaataatcaaatatattcatcagtgaggatgatgaagggtcaaagatcaaatatattcatcagtgaggatgatgaagggtcaaagatcaaatatattcatcagtgaggatgatgaagggtcaaagatcaaatatattcatcagtgaggatgatgaagggtcaataatcaaatatattcatcagtgaggatgatgaagggtcaaagatcaaatatattcatcagtgaggatgatgaagggtcaatattcaaatatattcatcagtgaggatgatgaagggtcaaagatcaaatatattcctcagtgaggatgatgaagggtcaaagatcaaatatattcatcagtgaggatgatgaagggtcaatattcaaatatattcatcagtgaggatgatgaagggtcaaagatcaaatatattcatcagtgaggatgatgaagggtcaaagatcaaatatattcctcagtgaggatgatgaagggtcaaagatcaaatatattcatcagtgaggatgatgaagggtcaataatcaaatatattcatcagtgaggatgatgaagggtcaataatcaaatatattcatcagtgaggatgatgaagggtcaaagatcaaatatattcatcagtgaggatgatgaagggtcaatattcaaatatattcatcagtgaggatgatgaagggtcaaagatcaaatatattcctcagtgaggatgatgaagagtcaaagatcaaatatattcctcagtgaggatgatgaagggtcaaagatcaaatatattcctcagtgaggatgatgaagggtcaaagatcaaatatattcctcagtgaggatgatgaaggttTCTCTGTGGTCTGCAGTCGAGGAGTGAAATGTCAGGATTTGTGCTTTGGTTTGATTGGATATTCTAATAaaaacagatggatgtgttcatgtgtgtataTTTTATAAAATGATCTGTTCTGGGGTGTTTGGCTGGAAAGCCAACCCTCTGTGCTGCAGATCATGGGTGTAAAAACTAGATAGGAAAAACTAGGAAAAGGTGTGCCCAGGAGAGATCAGGATCCTGAAAATCACCTGGATCAGGCTCAGAGACCAGCATCTGTAGAGGCTGCAAAAACCAGAACAGATCTTTAGGACTGTGGAGGTTTGATTGTTGTGAGATGTAATCATCACGACTAAAACCGAAAATAGAATATATATGAGAATTTATACGGTTTCAGGTTTTTGAAGTAAAtcttctgaatttttttttttttgaaaggatctttttagatgcacctgaaaaaacaaaaatctcagAATAAGAACGCTGAAACTGTCCAGCATTGATCCTGGATCCTAACTGGTCTGTTTACTGGTCAGTCTGACTCTGAAATGATCCATACTGGCTCCAAAAACCCTGATTGGGACCCCCTACCCttcatttttctgtcctttATGTATCATCTGTCAGATCTTTAGTTCTCCCTCCCTACAGTCCTTCTCTGACCTCCAGTCCTCCAAACAGGACTGATGGTTTCGGTCCAACCCTAACTCCAGGACCAGGTCCCTCTGAGAGCTCAGGGAGTTGAACTCTGAATCTTCTCAGACTTCTTCTTACGCCTCCTCAGACTCTGAGGTGTCAGATTTAACTGTGAGCGTTCCTCCGCCGTGGACTGGCGTCCTTGTTGTTTATTGATAAACCAGCCGGCAGCGTGGCCCTGCGTGGAATGACAACCACGTGAGGCACAGAAAGTGACGCACGCGGCCCCGGCAGGAGGTGCCGTCCGTGTGTAGAGAGGCTAAAGACGCCGGCCCGGAGCACCTGTCAAACTTCATATCAAGTCACCCGTTTTTCCAGCTCTAACCCGAGACGCAGGCAGGAGACGCCTGGGGGTGTCAGGTGTCCCATAAAGGTGTTACCGTTCTGATCCGGGCCTATAGCTGCTGGTGATCTCCCTAAAGTCTGTTGTAGGTTCTCCTCTGATGCAAAGAAAACCATTTAGTTGTAGTGTCTGGTGTCACATAGCAACGCAAATGCTGCCTATAAATACACTTCCACGTCCAGACTATTTTAGACCCAGCGGGGTCAAACAGGAGAGTTCAACTTCCTTTACCACCCAGAATTCAGATCCTGGAGCGTGGAATTATGGGAGAATccaggaggaggaaggaggctATGGTTAtggagaacatcagagaaacaTGATCAGATAAATATGATAACAACAGAGAGGAGGTTAAGGGCTGTTCATCAGTCCTCAGAGACCGTTACTATGACTTTAAAACTGCAGAATCCATTTTTGAGTTCTAGGTTTGAAAACTCAAACATGGGAGTAGACCTGACAAAATACTCCAGTAGTGCTGCAAACAAATGCAGACGTTAAATCTGAACACTAACAACACTCTCTTACAAAAGACAGTTACATCATACAAGCTGTAGATCTCTGTCAGAGGAACAAGATTATCCTCCAGAATTTATTTTACTCTCAGCATTTACAAGCCTCCAGAGccaactgctgagaagcatccccacagcatgatgctgctgagaagcatccccacagcgtgatgctgctgagaagcatccccacagcaccatgctgctgagaagcatccccacagcatgatgctgctgagaagcatccccacagcatgatgctgctgagaagcatccccacagcaccatgctgctgagaagcatccccacagcaccatgctgctgagaagcatccccacagcatgatgctgctgagaagcatccccacagcgtgatgctgctgagaagatccccacagcatgatgctgctgagaagcatccccacagcgtgatgctgctgagaagcatccccacagcgtgatgctgctgagaagatccccacagcatgatgctgctgagaagcatccccacagcatgatgctgctgagaagcatccctacagcaccATGCtgatgagaagcatccctacagcaccatgctgctgagaagcatccccgcagcatgatgctgctgagaagcatccccgcagcatgatgctgctgagaagcatccccacagcaccatgctgctgagaagcatccccacagcatgatgctgctgagaagcatccccacagcaggatgctgctgagaagcatccccacagcatgatgctgccaccagcgtgctccacagtggggatggtgtgtttgtggtgatgtcagtgtttggcgtcttgtctgatggtctcaaagctccattctggtctcatcagaccaaagacctttcttcctcttgaccatggagtctcccacagtccttctggtgaactctagtccagattgaatctgagttttcttcaacagcgtCTTTCTCTTTTGGGTGAATGTAACTACTATCCTGGTGTTTTTGTAGACATTTCCATGACTAGTATCTTTATCCCCTCCCCCTCCTGGTTAGCTCCACCCCCACAGTTCCTATCCAGTGTTGGGCTGTCCTGGTTCTTGGAGGGGTATGATGAAGGAGACTACATTATGACCCTTCAGTTTGGAGTAAGCTTTTTAAACGATTGTTGGAAAGTCCAGCAGTGTCgtctcatctgtttttaaaattgtgacgATGACTGCTGATGAAGTGAGGAACTACAAAGGTCTCATTTAGAGGGTTGGAGCAGTTGTCTGTCCCGggccctcctctcctctgtccaTGACGTTTTTATACCTTTTCCTACTTCCTGATCTATGAGGATGAAACAGACCCATGCTGCAGGGATACGATGGTTCTAAAGGAGATACTCTATAGCGGTCTGGGTCCCTGATGTGGACCCAGCCTTAATGCTGAGATAGACCAGGATGGATGGAAACCTCTGTACCAGAGTAAAACACGTTCATCAATGAGTTTATTGATCCTCATGTCGTCCTGTTTACATGCAGACATTAAACAAAGCTACTCTACATTTGTACATGTATTTATACAGTAATTATACAGTAATTATACAGTAATTATGCAGTATTTATACAGTATTTATACAGTATTTATACAGTGTTTATGCAGTAATTATGCAGTATTTATTAGTCTGGACATGGTGTTACTGCCTGATTCATGTGTTTACTAAAAGCCAGATTAACTTGGATTATAATAATGTTAATGCTATGATGCTGCTGGGGggttaaagtgttaaatattccCTTTATGTGTGTTTAATCTGACAGAGTATATGATGAGATCTCCCTGCGCTGTCAGCGTCAGTACCATGCTTCCATTAAAGTTGGATCATCAGAACTTCCTGTGAGTCTTTCTGCAGGAGTCTAAGGCATTAATCAGTCCTGGACTTTAACCACCGTCCCTCCCATTACAATCACTGTAAACCACAGCAGATTAACGGGACGCTTCCTCCTCGCCGCTGCGGCGGTAATTCATCTTAATTGTGAAACATTCCTTCTGGCCGCGTTCCCGGCTCGCCAGATGCTCGCCGTCTGTTTGACAAATAAACTCCTTAAAACGTCTTCAAAGCTCTGAGATCTGGCGTCTGGTTCCTTAAATCCATCTGAAAAAGTCAGAGCCCAGCTGGTCAAGTAAAAATACTCCTCTGGTTCGCCACCAGGGCGGTCTGGCTCTCCCGCCGCCGCTCCTTCTTCCTCTCCAGCCGGATCTTCCAGCAGACGACGCTGGACGCCAGGAGCACCAGCCCGGCCGAGAGGAGCACCAGGCCAAAGTAGGAGATGGTGGATCCGTGAGAGTTGAAGCTGTACGCCACCGCCGTGACCACGATCCCGGCGATGAGGACCACCACGCCGAACGGGACGGTGCAGCGGTAGCAGGACAGCTCCGCCCCGCCGGTGGCCGCGGTCAGCTGGACTTCGTTGACCAGGGGGATGGTCACCGTCCCGTCTCGGGGGGCTGCGGGAGCCTCGTTGTTGTTGGACTTCTCTGGGGTCGCTGGCGTTCTCATGGCGTCCTTGTTAGCTTCCTCTGGCATCGCAGGATGGAGACGCCGTCTGTTCACCAACGGTTCCTCGTGTATCGGCCTCGTTCTCTTCTCCTCGTTAGGGCGTCTGTGTCTGTGGAAGAAAGGAAGCATTCATTAAAGGGCTAGTCCGCCGTTTTTAAGCAGGTCAGTCTGTATGCCGGAGTCCTGATGACCCTCGCTGTAAAAAACAGAGTTTCTGCAGGATTAGCTTCATCAGCACGGAAAAGGCTGCAACGACCGAGAGACCGTGTCCTAACAGTAGTCATCAGACAGAGATCTGGGTCCCTGCTGTAGTCCTCTGAGCCCAAAAAGACCAATCAGAGTGAGGTACGATGGCGAGAATCGACCCCGATTCattaagaccctgcatgcatgAGGACATGACATTCCTACAACACAGAAGAATTTCtggaatatttaaaataattgtcTGGAATGTCTGAAAATACTGGGAGAATTTCCAATCTAAAGTTTATGGATGTTTTGGGGAATATATGttggaattttaaaaacattttcatgacaattttggaaaatatttttgtcctttggagagtttcattggaagATTTTTTGCAGTGGAAATTTTTGGGATTTTCAAAGGGATTATTTAaaatttggggggatttttggGCAATTCTAAgcaaatttgggaaatgtatttgggGAATTTATCCAGCAGAtgttgctttgaaattttaaggtaTTTTTAAGGGAAAATATGAGTTGATTTGGAGAATTTGAGTGCAGCTGGGGAAAAAGGATGTCCCTTAAAATTTCCTaatttttgggggaaatttacagggaattttctgtcattttcattctACAATCTGGGAATCTGCTTTAAAATCTGAGAGGGAATTGCTtcgagattttttttttttttttttcttttttctatttacCCATTTTCCACAGACATTTCAGGAAGTTTCTTAGAAATTTTAGAGAATCTGTGTCGGTAGCAGACTCATTTTTGGGCCCAAACTAATCTCTGCTCAAAGACAAAGCTGAAGTTCTGAACTCACCAGACTCTGCTCATAGAAATGcggctcaggtctcaggaggttaataaAACAAAGGTCTTCACATGAACCCCCAGGTTTAGAAGCGTTGAATCTGGAAACATCGAACTGTGACTGTCTCCCCACACGTTTCACtggttaaattaaaatatggtgcttttattttgaagtgaaGGAGTAGAAATGTGGTGCTCTGACAGCTCTGAGGTAGTCTGGATGTTTTATCAGTGCACCTCTATCTCCACCAGCTCTGAGGGAGGAAAGGGAGAATCTTCCTGTGGGACACTCCCAGAGCTCAGAGCTCGCTCGATCTAAACaaccagagaaacagaaacaaccCCGACCTCTGTCAGCACACTACCAGGCTGGGTCTGCACGCTGTTAGGACACACTGTGACGGGCATTGTTGGTCCACCTCCGTCTACTGTCATGCTGGGTTAGGAGATCAGCCAGACCTGAGCAGGCCTGTGCACGTCCTGATACTTAATCCTAATCTCATCCCCAGGTTTTTACCCTGTTTCTGGTTACAGACCTGTCCTATCCATCGTTTCCGACGCTCGgatcagtgaggatgaggagcagacgcACAGACAGCACTGTGCACTGGACTTCCTGAAGACCACCAGTCTGTTAACAGAGACTACAGTCTGCAGAGTCGTTCACACACTCTGGAGCAGGCTAGCAgcgccacttttaacagcttttctccgtCCTCATGTCAACAATCAGACATATAATGTCTGGTAAATTACTCTTGAAGTATTTAGAGACGTTTTCATCCAGTGGGCCTGTGCAGCAGGTAGCtctgagaaaaacagacataaagtcaaaaatccagGCTAAACCTCAGAACCTGAGGGTGATCAGGTTCTGCTGCATGTCTGACAGAACCTCTCTGACTCCCTCTGGGCTGGGTCGGGCTCCAGGGTAGGGGTGG contains the following coding sequences:
- the tmem100a gene encoding transmembrane protein 100, with protein sequence MPEEANKDAMRTPATPEKSNNNEAPAAPRDGTVTIPLVNEVQLTAATGGAELSCYRCTVPFGVVVLIAGIVVTAVAYSFNSHGSTISYFGLVLLSAGLVLLASSVVCWKIRLERKKERRRESQTALVANQRSIFT